Proteins from a genomic interval of Trifolium pratense cultivar HEN17-A07 linkage group LG6, ARS_RC_1.1, whole genome shotgun sequence:
- the LOC123891640 gene encoding xyloglucan endotransglucosylase/hydrolase protein 2-like, with the protein HKIGSGFASKITYGSGLFHMRIKVPGRDSAGVVTAYYLNSQGNSHDELDFEFLGNREGKPYTLQTNVYANGEGSREQRISLWFDPTTDFHDYKILWNPHQIVFYVDNIPIRVYKNNSNIGVGYPTKSMQIIASLWNGDWATDGGQTKINWTYAPFKANFQGFDVSVCQSQSLNIDQNCLSNSYWWNDKQYWQLDLIAQKQYENVKQKYMNYDYCKDRQRYPIAPLECLH; encoded by the exons CACAAAATAGGGTCAGGATTTGCATCCAAGATAACTTATGGCTCTGGATTGTTCCATATGAGGATCAAAGTACCAGGTAGAGACTCTGCAGGGGTTGTCACAGCTTATTAC TTGAATTCACAAGGAAATAGTCATGATGAGTTAGACTTTGAATTTTTAGGCAATAGAGAAGGGAAGCCATATACATTACAGACCAATGTATATGCAAATGGTGAAGGGAGTAGAGAACAAAGAATTAGCCTTTGGTTTGATCCTACAACTGATTTTCATGACTACAAAATTCTTTGGAACCCACATCAAATTGT ATTTTATGTGGACAATATTCCAATTAGGGTATACAAGAACAATAGCAACATTGGAGTAGGCTACCCAACAAAGTCTATGCAAATTATAGCAAGTTTGTGGAATGGTGATTGGGCAACAGATGGAGgccaaacaaaaatcaattggACATATGCACCTTTCAAAGCAAACTTTCAAGGATTTGATGTTAGTGTATGTCAAAGTCAAAGCTTaaatattgatcaaaattgtcTTTCTAATAGCTATTGGTGGAATGACAAACAGTATTGGCAATTGGATCTTATAGCACAAAAACAATATGAAAATGTAAAGCaaaaatatatgaattatgATTATTGTAAAGATAGGCAAAGGTATCCTATAGCTCCCTTAGAATGCCTACATTGA